The Dehalococcoidales bacterium sequence AGACCGGCAAGGGACCTATCACCGTCGGCTCCAAGATTGATACCGAGGGCTCGTTGCTATCACAGATTATCATCCTGATGCTCCGGGATAACGGCTTTGAGGTCGTTGATAAATCTCAGTTCGGAACAACACCGATAGTACGCAAAGCCATTACCAGCGGCGAACTGGACATCTACCCGGAATACACCGGAAATGGAGCCTTCTTTTTTGATGAGGCGGATTCACCCATCTGGAAAGATGCCGGGGCGGGCTACTTAAGGGTTAAGGAGCTTGATAAAGAAGCCAATGACATCATCTGGCTGACGCCGGCGCCAGCGAACAACACCTGGGCGATTGCCATACCCGATACCCTGGCGCAACAGGAAGGCATCCGTACCCTGGATGATTTTGCCGCTTACGTGAATCAGGGCGGTTATGTAAAATTGATTGGCTCCGAGGAATTCGTTAACAGCGCCGCGGCGCTGCCGGCATTCCAGGAAGCCTACGGTTTCACACTGGGGCAGAGCCAACTACTCACCGTATCAAGCGGCGATACGGCGCAGACCGAAAAGGCGGCCTCGGAAGGCACTGATGGAGTGAACGCGGCCATGGCCTACGGGACGGATGGCTCACTGAGCGCCTTCGGACTCGTTGTACTGGAAGATCCCCGGGGAGTACAGCCAGTCTATGAACCGGCGCCAATCATCCGCGGGGAGGTTTTTAACAAATATCCTCAGATAGAAACAATCCTTAGCCCGGTCTTCCAGTCTCTAAATCTGGAGACGCTTCAGACGCTTAACGCCAAAATCGCCATTGAGGGCCAGAACCCGGCTACGGTAGCCAGCGATTATCTTAAAGCCAGGGGATTCTTAAAGTAGAATCCCGATAACACCGGGGTAAATAAATGAATCGCCGATTGGTCACCCGTGACAGCGTGGCCGTTACCGGGGCTGCTATCGGTCTCACCTCGTTCTTTTTCGGCTGGCTGACATTCAAACCTAACCGTCTCGCTGCCGGTACAGGCCTGAGCCTGTGGGAAGGTAGCGGCTGGACCGGAACCAGCCTGCTCCTGATATTATGGCTCGCCTGTCTGGCACTCAGCTTAAGAGGCAGAGAAAAGCGGTACGCAGCCGCCCTGGGCATTACGGCCAACCTCATAGTTGCTGCCACGCTGCTGCTGGCGGGACTGTCCGCTGACAAACTCATGGAGGGAGAAGCTACATTCGCCCGCGTGTCACTGGGGACGGGCGTATGGGTCGCTCTCGGCGGGGCTTACGTGACGATATTCGCCGCTCGCCAGAGACTGGAGGGTTGGCCTGTCCGGCAGAACCTGGTATCGTGGAGCGGGCTGGTAGTCCCCGGACTTCTGCTCATTGGCGGCTGGCTTGATAACCTGTCCATACTACAGGAATTCTTCGGACGTGAAGAGCGCTTTATCCAGGAGACATGGCAGCATATCTTCATTTTTAGCGGCAGTGTGTCCGCAGGCGCCGTACTGGGTATTCCGCTCGGCGTCTGGGCGGCGAGAAGCAAGCACATTGAGCGACCGGTATTCTTTATCACCAATATCACGCAGACAATACCCAGCTTGGCGCTTTTTGGTCTGCTTATTGCCCCGCTTTCGGCGCTGTCCTTTTCTTTTCCTGTCCTGAGAGAACTGGGCATCCGCGGTGTGGGCACCACGCCAGCCGTCATCGCTCTCATCATCTACTCCCTGCTGCCCATTGTCAGGAATACTTTTGCCAGCCTGAAGCAGATTGACCCGGCGGTGATTGACGCCGGACAGGGTATGGGGATGAGCCGTTTCCAGATATTCCGCAGACTGGAGGTCCCTCTTTCGGCACCTCTGGTATTAGAGGGGATCAGGACGGCATCTGTCCAGGCGGTAGGCAATACGGCAGTGGCGGCCCTCATCGGGGCGGGCGGACTGGGCTGGTTTATCTTCCAGGGGCTGGGGCAGGCCGCACCCGATCTGATTATCCTGGGCGCCATCCCCATAATTGTTCTGGCACTGCTGGTAGACGCTGTGATGCGGGGCATGGTCAGGCTGGCTAAACCTGAAGGACTGTCCGGAGGAAGCGGATGATACGCCTGGAGAAGGTGACCAAGCGTTATGGGGAGACACCAGCCGTAAACGAACTCTCCTTCGAGATCGAAGAAGGGGAAGTATGCGTGCTCATCGGCCCTTCCGGTTGCGGGAAGACCACCACCCTGCGGATGATTAACCGCCTCATCGAACCTACCAGCGGACGCATCTTCATCGACGGTCAGGACACCAGCCAGATCAGTCCGGAGAAACTGCGCCAGTCGATAGGGTACGCCATTCAGAGCGTGGGGCTGTTCCCTCACCTGACGGTAGCCGCCAATATCGCCGTAGTTCCCGAGCTACTGCACTGGGCTAAAGACCGCATCTCACGCCGTACCGAAGAATTGCTGGCACTGGTCGGCCTTGACCCTGCCGGATACGCCCGGAAATACCCCGGACAGCTTTCCGGGGGAGAAGCCCAGCGCATCGGAGTAGCCCGCGCTTTAGCTGCTGACCCGTCGATTCTGCTCATGGATGAGCCGTTTGGCGCCGTCGACCCCCTTACCCGGCAAAGGCTCCAGACGCAATTCGTCCGTATCCAGCAACGGTTGCAGAAGACCATTATCCTGGTAACCCATGACCTCGATGAGGCGATACGGCTGGCCAGCCGTATCGCCATCATGAAATCAGGGGAACTGGTACAATACGATACCCCGCAGGCAATACTCTCCAGGCCAGCCGACAGGTTCGTTCACGATTTCATCGGCACTGACCGGGCGCTGAAACGCCTGTCCAGCATCAGCATCTTGAGCTACGTCAGACCGGCGCCTTCGATCATGGTAGACGCTTCCAGCCAGAAAGCGGCGGCGGCCATGGGTAAGCGACGTTATATCTGGGTGGTGGCTGAGAACGGGCAGCTAATGGGCTGGTTAGACAAGGACAACCTCTCGACAACGGCTTCCGTCAGGGAAGCGATGGTCATTGGAAATATCGAGGAAATCGCCGTCACGAATAGCGCCACCCTGCATGAAGCGCTCTCACGCATGCTGGGGCAGGGATTCAAAAGCATCCCCGTAGTTGATGAAAAAGGCCGCTTCATCGGTGAGGTAACCCTGGGTGATATTGAGGCGGCAACCGCCGAGGTAGAAAACTAGGTAATGGCTAATCCGGTAACAAAACGCGGGCTGGCATTAATCATTCTGATCGCGGCTTTTATCTGGCTCATTGCCAGCGCGGAAGTATGGGAAACAACTCTCCGGTTCTTCTTTCCTGACGAGACACGGGTCTTACACCCCCGAGCCACTTTAATGGTGCTTGTCTGGGAACATCTCAGATTAGTCATTGTTTCCAGCGGTATCATTGTTGCCATCGGAGTACCGCTGGGAATATGGGTGACCCGCCCCGGTGGACGGGACTTCTTACCGATAGTTAACGACCTCACCTCGTTCGGACAAACATTCCCTCCGGTAGCGGTTCTGGCACTCACCGTCCCCATGCTCGGCTTCGGATTTCTGCCCACAATAGCCGCCCTGTTTCTTTACGGTATGCTGCCCGTGGTGCGCAATACCATCGCCGGGCTGAATGCCGTTTCCGCTGACCTGCTTGAGGCCGCTTACGGGATGGGAATGAGCCGGAGTCGGGCGCTCTTCCGGATTGAAATTCCGCTGGCGGCGCGGGTTATCCTGGCCGGAATACGCACGTCAGTCATCATCAATATCGGAACGGCGATGATTGGCGCCGTCATAGGCGCCGGAGGACTG is a genomic window containing:
- a CDS encoding ABC transporter permease, translated to MNRRLVTRDSVAVTGAAIGLTSFFFGWLTFKPNRLAAGTGLSLWEGSGWTGTSLLLILWLACLALSLRGREKRYAAALGITANLIVAATLLLAGLSADKLMEGEATFARVSLGTGVWVALGGAYVTIFAARQRLEGWPVRQNLVSWSGLVVPGLLLIGGWLDNLSILQEFFGREERFIQETWQHIFIFSGSVSAGAVLGIPLGVWAARSKHIERPVFFITNITQTIPSLALFGLLIAPLSALSFSFPVLRELGIRGVGTTPAVIALIIYSLLPIVRNTFASLKQIDPAVIDAGQGMGMSRFQIFRRLEVPLSAPLVLEGIRTASVQAVGNTAVAALIGAGGLGWFIFQGLGQAAPDLIILGAIPIIVLALLVDAVMRGMVRLAKPEGLSGGSG
- a CDS encoding ABC transporter substrate-binding protein, producing MRRFPVFLGVCLLTIALLTSSCAAPVTPTAPTTPAAPSTPVETGKGPITVGSKIDTEGSLLSQIIILMLRDNGFEVVDKSQFGTTPIVRKAITSGELDIYPEYTGNGAFFFDEADSPIWKDAGAGYLRVKELDKEANDIIWLTPAPANNTWAIAIPDTLAQQEGIRTLDDFAAYVNQGGYVKLIGSEEFVNSAAALPAFQEAYGFTLGQSQLLTVSSGDTAQTEKAASEGTDGVNAAMAYGTDGSLSAFGLVVLEDPRGVQPVYEPAPIIRGEVFNKYPQIETILSPVFQSLNLETLQTLNAKIAIEGQNPATVASDYLKARGFLK
- a CDS encoding ABC transporter permease, producing the protein MANPVTKRGLALIILIAAFIWLIASAEVWETTLRFFFPDETRVLHPRATLMVLVWEHLRLVIVSSGIIVAIGVPLGIWVTRPGGRDFLPIVNDLTSFGQTFPPVAVLALTVPMLGFGFLPTIAALFLYGMLPVVRNTIAGLNAVSADLLEAAYGMGMSRSRALFRIEIPLAARVILAGIRTSVIINIGTAMIGAVIGAGGLGSPIIAGLVQDNIAYIIEGAVPAALLAVIADQFLASIEGILTYSPTKT
- a CDS encoding ABC transporter ATP-binding protein, giving the protein MIRLEKVTKRYGETPAVNELSFEIEEGEVCVLIGPSGCGKTTTLRMINRLIEPTSGRIFIDGQDTSQISPEKLRQSIGYAIQSVGLFPHLTVAANIAVVPELLHWAKDRISRRTEELLALVGLDPAGYARKYPGQLSGGEAQRIGVARALAADPSILLMDEPFGAVDPLTRQRLQTQFVRIQQRLQKTIILVTHDLDEAIRLASRIAIMKSGELVQYDTPQAILSRPADRFVHDFIGTDRALKRLSSISILSYVRPAPSIMVDASSQKAAAAMGKRRYIWVVAENGQLMGWLDKDNLSTTASVREAMVIGNIEEIAVTNSATLHEALSRMLGQGFKSIPVVDEKGRFIGEVTLGDIEAATAEVEN